In Streptomyces sp. ML-6, the genomic stretch CTCGGCCGCGACCATCCGCCGCGACCTGGACCAGCTCGCCGAGCAGCAACTGCTCACCCGTACCCGCGGCGGCGCGGTGGCGCACGGCGTCAGCTACGAGCTCGCCCTGCGCTACAAGACCGGCCGCCACGCCCCGGAGAAGCAGGCCATCGGCCGCGCGGTCTCCGAACTGGTGGCGGTCGGCGAAGTGGTGGGGCTGACCGGCGGCACGACGCTGACCGAGGTGGCCCGTTCGCTGGCGATGCGCTCCGACATCGTGGGCGAGGGCGCCATGGGGGCGGGCGGCCAGCCGACGCTGACCGTCGTCACCAACGCACTCAACATCGCCAACGAGCTGGTGATCCGCCCGCAGATCAAGATCGTGGTGACCGGCGGGGTGGCCAGGCCGCAGTCGTACGAACTGACGGGCCCGCTGGCCAGCGGGGTGCTGGGCGAGATCACCCTGGACGTCGCCGTGC encodes the following:
- a CDS encoding DeoR/GlpR family DNA-binding transcription regulator, with translation MSRDARWNALLELVGKNGRVEVEDAAATLDVSAATIRRDLDQLAEQQLLTRTRGGAVAHGVSYELALRYKTGRHAPEKQAIGRAVSELVAVGEVVGLTGGTTLTEVARSLAMRSDIVGEGAMGAGGQPTLTVVTNALNIANELVIRPQIKIVVTGGVARPQSYELTGPLASGVLGEITLDVAVLGVNAIDTERGAYVHHEGEASINRLLAQQAQRVVVAADSSKIGKRAFARVCDLGQVDFLVTDKGIAPEAAARFTEAGVTVVAV